In one window of Rhodanobacter sp. FDAARGOS 1247 DNA:
- a CDS encoding outer membrane protein transport protein has protein sequence MDRQTLQNLSRLGTKASLALAVAGALAMPLGAQAGSFQLPTDNAAGWARANAGGSLFANDPTAVYNNPAAMAFFNGPVIQVTGTGIRPSAKFEGEFKDMQGNPTTGNNPNGFGKFIPFPNMAFAAPVSDNVTLGGSITVPYGLVSEYNPTWQGRYFGTKTSLQSIAVSFSAGFKINDEFSIGVGVLGQRTKAQLNSMIDAAGAASKLSGFPFVPQSADVQLNVNVKKKFAFGYFAGMEWKPTAQDSIGFSYHSKVKQTLTGTYNLYGSATGISLLGLAPLFGGPTLDPAGGSASAKLDTPAFASLDWLHVVNDRFSIAATAKWTNWSSFENLELKSGGESIVNLPQAYKDSWLYAIGGDYKVNDQWTLRAGVGYDQTPSNIISRDPRIPDGARRLLGLGVGYQASKNFAFDLGYQHQFVGKTRVHLTNPDLLGAGTMDGTFDDHGDVVSLTGTYRF, from the coding sequence GTGGACCGTCAAACCTTGCAAAACCTCTCCCGTCTCGGCACCAAGGCCAGCCTCGCCCTGGCCGTTGCCGGTGCACTCGCCATGCCGCTGGGCGCGCAGGCCGGTTCCTTCCAGCTGCCCACCGACAACGCCGCTGGCTGGGCGCGCGCCAATGCGGGCGGCTCGCTGTTCGCGAACGATCCGACGGCGGTCTACAACAATCCGGCCGCCATGGCGTTCTTTAATGGTCCGGTGATTCAGGTGACCGGCACCGGCATTCGTCCCAGCGCCAAATTTGAAGGCGAGTTCAAGGACATGCAAGGCAATCCGACCACCGGAAACAATCCGAATGGGTTCGGCAAGTTCATTCCATTTCCGAACATGGCTTTTGCCGCGCCGGTCAGCGACAACGTTACCCTGGGTGGCAGCATCACCGTCCCGTACGGTCTCGTCAGCGAATATAACCCGACATGGCAGGGCCGTTATTTCGGTACCAAGACCAGTCTCCAGTCGATTGCCGTGAGCTTTTCGGCTGGCTTCAAAATCAACGACGAGTTCTCGATCGGCGTGGGCGTGCTCGGCCAACGTACCAAGGCGCAGCTCAATTCCATGATTGACGCAGCAGGTGCGGCGTCCAAACTCTCCGGCTTTCCATTTGTGCCGCAAAGCGCGGACGTGCAGCTCAATGTCAACGTGAAGAAGAAATTTGCCTTCGGTTATTTTGCTGGCATGGAGTGGAAGCCAACCGCTCAGGACAGTATCGGCTTCAGCTACCACTCCAAGGTGAAGCAGACGCTGACTGGTACCTATAACCTTTACGGCAGCGCGACCGGCATCAGCCTGCTTGGTCTTGCGCCGTTGTTTGGCGGCCCGACGCTGGATCCTGCAGGCGGCTCCGCCAGTGCCAAGCTTGACACCCCTGCCTTCGCCAGCCTCGACTGGCTACATGTGGTCAATGACCGCTTCAGCATCGCGGCAACAGCGAAGTGGACGAACTGGTCCAGTTTCGAGAATCTGGAACTCAAATCCGGCGGCGAATCGATCGTCAACCTGCCGCAGGCATACAAGGATAGCTGGCTGTATGCGATCGGCGGTGACTACAAAGTCAACGACCAGTGGACGCTGCGCGCCGGCGTCGGTTACGACCAGACCCCGAGCAACATCATCAGCCGCGACCCGCGCATTCCAGACGGCGCCCGACGCCTGCTCGGCCTTGGTGTGGGCTACCAAGCCAGCAAGAACTTCGCTTTCGACCTGGGCTATCAGCACCAGTTCGTCGGCAAGACGCGGGTTCATCTGACCAATCCCGACTTGCTCGGTGCCGGTACGATGGACGGCACGTTTGATGACCACGGCGATGTGGTTAGCTTGACGGGTACATATCGTTTTTAA
- a CDS encoding TetR/AcrR family transcriptional regulator: protein MPALRPTGSFHTRVSILDLKQVSATWLGHHGASFLSPTQRTNPSDTRKRLLEATEWLFIEGGYEAMSLRHITARAGANLAAVNYHFGSKEALVQELLSQRLDRLNRERLQLLSACERQRPEGLDARAVLAMLFVPAFRLSHGSASGPAFMRLLGRVYSDPSPFIQDFLQQHYRSISGRFFEAFARALPSLPRGELGLRLHFALKALSGMLAGEDMQQLIASISKGEAINDTELLARLISLVSPILTAPSGNTEQVKLIEQVLQQDQVTAEATRTTPPAADTDSRRQGIPPSTLWIQDGRPAS from the coding sequence TTGCCCGCCCTGCGGCCCACCGGTAGCTTCCATACACGTGTTTCAATCCTTGATTTGAAGCAGGTGTCAGCTACCTGGCTGGGCCATCACGGGGCAAGCTTCTTGAGTCCGACGCAGCGAACCAATCCCAGTGACACCCGCAAGCGGCTGCTTGAGGCCACCGAGTGGCTGTTCATCGAGGGCGGCTACGAAGCGATGTCGCTGCGCCACATCACCGCCAGGGCTGGCGCGAACCTGGCCGCGGTGAACTACCACTTCGGCAGCAAGGAGGCGCTGGTCCAGGAGCTGTTGTCGCAACGACTGGATCGACTCAACCGCGAGCGGCTGCAATTGCTGAGTGCGTGCGAGCGCCAGCGACCGGAGGGGCTGGACGCCCGTGCCGTGCTGGCCATGCTGTTCGTGCCGGCTTTCCGGCTCAGCCACGGCAGCGCCTCGGGGCCGGCCTTCATGCGCCTGCTGGGTCGGGTCTACAGCGACCCCTCGCCGTTCATCCAGGATTTTCTGCAACAGCATTACCGATCGATTTCCGGACGTTTCTTCGAGGCGTTCGCGCGCGCCCTGCCCTCGCTGCCCCGGGGCGAGCTCGGACTGCGCCTGCATTTCGCCCTCAAGGCCCTGTCCGGCATGCTGGCCGGGGAAGACATGCAGCAACTGATCGCCAGCATCAGCAAGGGCGAGGCCATCAACGACACCGAATTGCTGGCGCGCCTGATCTCGCTGGTGTCCCCCATTCTCACCGCCCCGTCTGGAAACACGGAGCAAGTCAAATTGATCGAACAGGTGTTGCAACAGGATCAGGTGACCGCCGAAGCCACCCGCACGACACCGCCGGCCGCCGATACGGATTCACGGCGCCAGGGCATTCCCCCATCCACTCTCTGGATTCAGGACGGGAGGCCTGCGTCCTGA